Proteins encoded within one genomic window of Candidatus Atribacteria bacterium ADurb.Bin276:
- the btuF gene encoding Vitamin B12-binding protein precursor — MSKLRIIAILTILILAFSSTITISFSQPLSATDATGFTLSLSQPPNRIISLAPGNTEILFALGLNDKIVGVTTYCDEPIEALKKEKIGNVTEIDLEKILTLQPDLILASSLTPEETVARLHELSLPVFTLKSDTIEEVIEDITKVAVLSGVEISGSNLIKTMKDQLKKINDLSQSIPDYQKPLVFHIIWHDPIWTAGNSTFINEFITLAGGKNLAEDIQGYSTIDFEEILKRNPSIITVIENHGKNEENQLYQFVTTDNRLQTVAAIKNNQVYLIDSNLVSRPGPRVVSALQYFAQIIHPEIFGEYQNQEINSK, encoded by the coding sequence ATGAGTAAACTCAGGATTATTGCTATTTTAACCATATTAATTTTAGCCTTTTCTTCCACAATAACAATATCATTTTCTCAGCCATTAAGTGCCACCGATGCAACTGGATTTACTCTCAGTCTCTCCCAACCTCCAAATCGCATTATTTCTCTCGCCCCTGGAAATACTGAAATCCTTTTTGCACTTGGTTTAAATGATAAAATTGTTGGAGTGACTACTTATTGTGATGAGCCTATAGAAGCTTTAAAAAAGGAAAAAATTGGGAATGTTACTGAAATAGATTTGGAAAAAATCCTTACCCTTCAGCCTGACTTGATCTTAGCCAGTTCATTAACCCCCGAAGAAACGGTTGCCCGCCTTCATGAACTCAGTCTTCCGGTCTTTACTCTTAAATCAGATACCATTGAGGAGGTCATTGAAGATATAACTAAAGTTGCGGTCTTATCCGGGGTGGAAATTTCTGGTTCAAACCTGATAAAAACCATGAAGGATCAACTTAAAAAAATAAATGATCTCTCTCAATCAATTCCAGATTATCAAAAACCACTGGTTTTCCACATTATTTGGCACGATCCTATCTGGACAGCCGGCAACAGTACCTTTATCAATGAATTTATAACTTTAGCTGGTGGGAAAAATTTGGCTGAGGATATTCAGGGTTATTCAACAATAGACTTTGAAGAGATTTTAAAAAGAAATCCTTCTATAATTACTGTTATTGAAAATCATGGAAAAAATGAGGAAAATCAACTCTATCAATTTGTTACAACCGATAACCGGCTTCAGACAGTAGCTGCGATAAAAAATAATCAAGTCTATTTAATTGATTCTAATTTAGTTTCCCGGCCAGGGCCTCGGGTGGTTTCTGCACTTCAATACTTTGCCCAAATCATTCATCCGGAAATCTTCGGAGAGTATCAGAACCAAGAAATTAACTCCAAATGA
- the hmuU gene encoding Hemin transport system permease protein HmuU — MKIIKKKQIIIVLIVILVLSMVFSLGIGGGRFQISDLLSFLQPSSLLPTEKTILFEIRLPRLILSVLVGAALSLSGAVLQGLFQNPLVDPYVLGISSGGAVGAIVAILSGISLGFITLPLFSFLFALATTFLVLRLGQIGHKMPLEIMLLAGVAIGFFFSALISLGMFLAGENLHQMVFWIMGGFWNSSWNKVYTLLPFFLIGFPIIFSYSRELNTFLLGEKVAESMGVEVEKTKKILLIVTSLLVAASVSVSGVIGFVGLVVPHIIRIIIGEDHRQLLPASLFLGSSVLLWADIFSRTLLHPVELPVGVLTSLMGAPFFIYLLRRKKKGW, encoded by the coding sequence ATGAAGATAATTAAGAAAAAACAAATTATTATAGTTCTCATTGTTATTCTTGTCTTGAGTATGGTATTTTCTTTGGGAATCGGCGGTGGTCGTTTTCAGATTTCAGATTTATTATCTTTTTTACAACCATCCTCATTATTACCTACGGAAAAGACCATTCTCTTTGAAATCCGCTTGCCCCGTTTAATCCTTTCAGTTTTAGTAGGTGCCGCTCTTTCGTTGAGCGGTGCAGTCCTTCAAGGCTTATTCCAAAATCCTCTGGTAGACCCCTATGTTTTAGGAATTAGCTCGGGTGGTGCTGTTGGAGCCATTGTAGCAATTTTAAGTGGTATTTCACTGGGTTTTATCACCCTCCCTCTTTTTTCTTTCCTATTCGCACTGGCAACTACTTTTCTGGTCCTCCGTTTGGGTCAGATAGGACATAAAATGCCTTTAGAAATCATGCTACTCGCCGGAGTTGCTATCGGCTTTTTCTTTTCAGCTCTCATTTCATTGGGAATGTTCCTGGCCGGAGAAAATTTACATCAAATGGTATTTTGGATTATGGGTGGTTTCTGGAATAGCAGTTGGAACAAGGTTTATACTCTCTTACCCTTTTTTTTAATTGGGTTCCCGATTATTTTCTCCTATTCTCGAGAGTTAAATACCTTTCTTTTGGGAGAAAAAGTAGCAGAAAGCATGGGGGTCGAAGTAGAAAAAACCAAAAAAATTCTCTTAATAGTTACGTCGCTTTTAGTTGCTGCATCAGTTTCAGTAAGTGGAGTTATTGGTTTTGTTGGCTTAGTTGTTCCTCATATTATTCGAATTATCATCGGCGAGGATCATCGTCAGCTCCTTCCTGCATCTCTCTTTTTAGGAAGCAGTGTTTTGCTCTGGGCAGATATATTTTCCCGAACTCTTCTCCATCCGGTTGAATTGCCGGTTGGGGTATTAACCAGTTTAATGGGTGCACCTTTTTTTATCTATCTTTTGAGGAGGAAAAAGAAGGGGTGGTGA